The following is a genomic window from Synechococcus sp. MW101C3.
CCGGATCCGAGCGAGGCACTGAGCGAATGACACAGGAGGAACGGACGTCCCGGGCGAAACGGGTGGTGCTCGCCTACTCCGGCGGGGTGGATACGAGCGTCTGCATTCCTTATCTGCTGAACGAATTCGGCGTGGAGGAGGTGATCACCTTCGCGGCCGATCTCGGCCAGGGCGATGAGCTCGAGCCGATCCGCCGCAAGGCGCTCGACTCCGGCGCCAGCCAGTCGATCGTGGGTGATCTGATCGAGCCGTTCATCACCGACTTCGCCTTTCCCGCCATCCGCGCCAACGCCCTTTACGAAGGCCGCTATCCCCTCTCCACTGCCCTGGCCCGCCCGCTGATCGCCCGTCGCCTGGTGGAGGTGGCCCGTGAGGTGGGCGCCGATGCCGTGGCCCATGGCTGCACTGGCAAGGGCAACGACCAGGTGCGTTTCGACGTGGCGATCGGGGCCCTGGCGCCCGAGCTCAAGGTGCTCGCTCCGGCGCGCGAGTGGGGCATGAGCCGCGAAGAAACGATCGCCTATGGGGAGCGTTGCGGCATCCCGGTGCCGGTGAGCAAGGCCTCACCTTTTTCGATCGACTTGAACCTGCTGGGCCGCAGCATCGAGGCCGGCCCGCTGGAGGATCCCTGGGTCGAGCCCCCCGAAGAGATTTACGCCATGACCTGCTCCGTGAGCGCAGCGCCGGAGCAGCCCGAGGTGGTGGAGATCAGCTTCGAGCAGGGCAATCCGGTGGCGATCAACGGCGAACGGCTTGATCCGGT
Proteins encoded in this region:
- a CDS encoding argininosuccinate synthase codes for the protein MTQEERTSRAKRVVLAYSGGVDTSVCIPYLLNEFGVEEVITFAADLGQGDELEPIRRKALDSGASQSIVGDLIEPFITDFAFPAIRANALYEGRYPLSTALARPLIARRLVEVAREVGADAVAHGCTGKGNDQVRFDVAIGALAPELKVLAPAREWGMSREETIAYGERCGIPVPVSKASPFSIDLNLLGRSIEAGPLEDPWVEPPEEIYAMTCSVSAAPEQPEVVEISFEQGNPVAINGERLDPVALVRRANALAGSHGFGRLDMIENRVVGIKSREIYETPGLLLLIKAHQELESLTLAADVLRYKRQIETSWSDLVYQGLWFGPLKEALDGFLDRTQLTVSGTVRIRLHKGNATVIGRSSSESLYMPDMATYGADDRFDHRAAEGFIYMWGLPTRLWAAARRR